A window of Bacillus mesophilus contains these coding sequences:
- a CDS encoding sigma factor G inhibitor Gin, whose protein sequence is MEYLSTTTNREYIGETCVICELAKDKGIHLYTSFICTDCETEMVHTQTNHPNYKFYLKQMRKVTQPTIFS, encoded by the coding sequence GTGGAGTACTTGAGTACTACAACGAATAGAGAATATATCGGGGAAACGTGTGTTATATGTGAATTGGCAAAAGATAAGGGAATCCATTTATATACTTCATTTATATGTACGGATTGTGAGACTGAGATGGTCCATACTCAAACTAACCATCCAAATTATAAATTTTACTTAAAGCAGATGCGAAAAGTTACGCAACCTACAATATTTTCTTAA